In Spirosoma pollinicola, the genomic window CCCCCTGGATACCCTGACCGCCATTGAAAACGATCCCTTTGATCTGGCAGGCGACGAGTCCTACAAAAAGAAGGAGATGGAAACCTTTCAGCAGCAGGCCAAAGAGCAGGGGTTAAATATGGCCGTTGTCATGTACATGGTTGGTGCCCTTCAATACTTCTCAACCATGAGCCCCGAGCAAATTAAAGCGATTGCCTTCGAAATCGCCATGCTGGGTATACACGGTATCAGCCCTGAGAAGCAGGGGTATAAACTGAATGGTATTCCAGATAAGACGTTTTCGGGCTATCACTTGATTGCTTACTATTATGTCAGCTGGGCCCTAGCGATTCCGGAGATGCTGGCCGGATTGCAATTGCCCTATGAGCAGGAGTACGAAACGGCAAAAAGTATAAATGGGATGACAAACCGGTAACACGATGACGCAACTCGAATCACTTCTTGCCCAACTACACGCTTTCCGGGATGAACGGGACTGGCAACAATTTCATAATTCTAAAGATCTGGCCCTGGCAATTTCCATCGAAGCGGCTGAAGTCAATGAATTATTCCTTTGGAAGTCAGCTCAGGATGTAGATCCGGTAAAGCTCAGACATGAACTAGCCGATGTTATGTCGTATTGTCTGCTTCTAGCTGATAATCATGCCATCGATCTGGCCCAGGCTATAACCGAAAAAATCCACCTGAACGCCCATAAATACCCGGTAGAGAAGGCGAAAGGCAAGGCTACTAAATACACGGATTTGTAATTATAACTACCCGAGATGATTGTTTACCAAGCCTCAAAAGGCCAGTTTTTGGATGATGTTTTATCGAATGAAATTGAAAACATAATTCTCAAATCATTCAAGGATAAATTACACCGTACTACAAGTTCAAACGAGATCAGATCCTGGAAAGAATCGCTAGCCTACATGGATCGAATTCTACAGGATCCAGCTATTCCTGAAGACTGTGGTGTAGCCGTGGAGTACCAGGTTCCTCAAACCTCAAAGCGGATGGATTTTATTCTGTCGGGCTATGGGGTAGCGGGGGAGGAATATGCTATTTTGATCGAGCTGAAACAATGGGAGAAGGCTTCTCTAACCTCAAAAGACGGAGTTGTTGAAACCTATGTAGGTGGTGGCGTACGAGAAGTCGCTCATCCGTCGTATCAAGCCTGGTCTTACGCGGCATTACTACAGGGATTTAATGAAGCTGTATATACAGGAGATATTCAGCTGAAACCATGTGCCTATCTACACAACTATCAACCAGACAGCGTCTTAAGCCATGAGTTCTATCAGGAATACATAAGAAAGGCTCCTATTTTTCTCAGGAGTGATGCCGTGAAGTTACGGGAGTTTATTAAAACGTATGTAAAACGTGGGGATCAGTCGAAAGTTATTTATAAAATAGACGGGGGGGAAATCAGGCCATCAAAAGCACTGGCTGATAGTATGGTTTCTCTGTTAAAGGGAAATAAGGAATTTGTGATGATTGATGATCAGAAGATTGTTTATGAAACGGCCTTGTCTTTGGCTAAACAATCTTCTTCGGTTAATAAAAATGTGCTCATAGTACAAGGGGGGCCTGGTACTGGCAAATCGGTAGTTGCCGTAAACTTGCTTGTTGAACTGACAACGCTTGGTTTACTCGCTCAATACGTCTCGAAAAACGCAGCCCCAAGAGCCGTCTACGAGAGCAAACTAACAGGGGCTTTTCGCAAGACTCTTATTAGCAACATGTTTAAGGGGTCAGGTGGGTTTTATTCTACAGCAGAAAACGAAATGGATGCCTTGATCGTAGACGAAGCGCATCGTCTGAATGAAAAAAGCGGTCTTTATTCAAATCTAGGCGAGAACCAAATCAAAGAAATAATTAACACCGCGAAATGCGCCATTTTCTTCTTAGACGAGAATCAACGAGTAACGTTAAACGACATTGGAGAAATAGACGAAATTAGGCGCTGGGCCAATCTGGCAGGAGCTACTATTCACGAAATGGAGCTTAGTTCACAGTTTAGATGTGGTGGGTCAGATGGGTACCTATCGTGGCTAGATAATATTCTACAAATTCATGAAACCGCGAACTACGATTTAAATGAAACTAGCTATGACTTCAGAGTTATTGATTCTCCAGCCAGCCTGCGAGACCTTATTTTTGAGAAAAACGAAATCAACAACAAGTCCCGATTAGTTGCTGGATACTGTTGGCCCTGGGAAAGTAAAAAGAATCCACAAGCCGATGATATCGTTTTTCCACAGTATGATTTTTCAATGAAGTGGAATTTGACAACAGATGGGAGCTTATGGATCCTAGGTACCGAATCGGTTAACGAAGTAGGCTGCATTCACACGTGCCAAGGTTTAGAAGTTGACTATATAGGCGTAATTATTGGCCCAGATTTAGTAGTTAGAAACGGAGAGGTTATCACCGACCCGTCAAAGAGAGCCAAATCAGATTCATCGACTAGAACGTACAAGTCTTACCTGAAGAAGAATCGGGAAAGCGGGCCTGACTTTATTGATAAAATCATTAAGAATACCTACCGCACATTAATGACCCGTGGTATGAAAGGCTGTTACATTTATAGCGCTGATCCGGAAACTCGTGAGTATTTCAGTGAGAATCTATAAAAGCAGTTTGTGTATAGTAAATCCACTTAATCAGCCGCAATTTCACGGACGATTTTCGATAAATAATTATCAATAAACTCGTAATTCCATTCATTATGATTTTCAAGCAGCGTAACAAGGTCTCCATCATCAAGTAAAATGATTAATCCTCTGTTATCTCTGTATGTATCTCGGCAGCGTTGTATAAACAAGTTCTTATCCTTAAAACTTCGACACACAATTATGCCCACTTGACCCCTATTAACTGAGAATCTGCTTGATATCTGATCTAGTTCTGGATTTCCTAAATCAGAAGAGTAATTTTTACATTCCACAAAAATATATTGACAAGGAATTCGCCAAATCGTAGAAAATCTATTGAATATGCCGATTCGTGCAGCATTATCAAATGTTATATCAATTCTTTTACGGCCTTGATGTATTTCTTTCTCTTTAACAGGATGTATTAAGTTAGGATAGAATAGTAATTCTAGAATACCAATTATCTCTTTATGGAACGTATTTGCGTTATCATTACCTGGAGGAATATTTCTTAGCCGTTCTATTAGAATAGTACAAATGCTACGCACATCTATGTTTGTAATTTCTGGGTTGGTGAGTGAATCCAAAGTTGTTCTATTTTTAAAAATATCTAGCACTTCTGGATGGTCTAATGTGAATTTCCTTAAAAACTCTTTAGTGCCAGATTCATCACTCTTTATAGTCTCTTTTATAGAATCTTTTGTAACATATCTCGTTCCGTTTTTTCTCTTTTTTACTAGAGCACTATTCAATTTTAGATGTTCATTCTGAAGAAAATTAAGCACAAAGTGAGTCATATATTTATCAGGTGTATATGCCTTAGAAAAAGATACAACACCTTTTGAAATTAGTAGTATAGGCTTATTATCTATTATAAGCATATTTGTGTGTTCTGCAACCCAATCGTTTTCTTGACGTGACCAAAAGTAACCAGATGGCACCCCTGCTGTTAAAGGTATTGAATGTAAATTGCATTGTGACTGCGTATAATCTATTAGATGTTTTTTTATAATATTGGTCGTCATATCAGATAACTTATCTTTCCCGAATTTATCTACGAATAATATATTGTCTTCTATATCTTGTATCAGACCAGTTTGTATTGCTTTACTTTCTAATAGACTTTCATATATATTTACAGTATCACCTTCTCCCACACCATTACCACTAGGATTACCTTTTGACATGCCTAGACATGTGGAATTAGGTTCATGTAAATTTTGGAATAATATTTTAGCATCTTCAAAATTGTTTTCTCGTATTAGATCTATTAGTTGCTGAAAAAAACTACGAAGTGTAAGCGTTGCTTCTATTGACCAATTATCATTTCTAATACTTAGGAAAAATGGATCTAAGAATATA contains:
- a CDS encoding nucleotide pyrophosphohydrolase, translating into MTQLESLLAQLHAFRDERDWQQFHNSKDLALAISIEAAEVNELFLWKSAQDVDPVKLRHELADVMSYCLLLADNHAIDLAQAITEKIHLNAHKYPVEKAKGKATKYTDL
- a CDS encoding DUF2075 domain-containing protein; protein product: MIVYQASKGQFLDDVLSNEIENIILKSFKDKLHRTTSSNEIRSWKESLAYMDRILQDPAIPEDCGVAVEYQVPQTSKRMDFILSGYGVAGEEYAILIELKQWEKASLTSKDGVVETYVGGGVREVAHPSYQAWSYAALLQGFNEAVYTGDIQLKPCAYLHNYQPDSVLSHEFYQEYIRKAPIFLRSDAVKLREFIKTYVKRGDQSKVIYKIDGGEIRPSKALADSMVSLLKGNKEFVMIDDQKIVYETALSLAKQSSSVNKNVLIVQGGPGTGKSVVAVNLLVELTTLGLLAQYVSKNAAPRAVYESKLTGAFRKTLISNMFKGSGGFYSTAENEMDALIVDEAHRLNEKSGLYSNLGENQIKEIINTAKCAIFFLDENQRVTLNDIGEIDEIRRWANLAGATIHEMELSSQFRCGGSDGYLSWLDNILQIHETANYDLNETSYDFRVIDSPASLRDLIFEKNEINNKSRLVAGYCWPWESKKNPQADDIVFPQYDFSMKWNLTTDGSLWILGTESVNEVGCIHTCQGLEVDYIGVIIGPDLVVRNGEVITDPSKRAKSDSSTRTYKSYLKKNRESGPDFIDKIIKNTYRTLMTRGMKGCYIYSADPETREYFSENL
- a CDS encoding PTS lactose/cellobiose transporter subunit IIA, whose protein sequence is MKISDHFSLKKTQAELDFVDIDTKADLPIFLDPFFLSIRNDNWSIEATLTLRSFFQQLIDLIRENNFEDAKILFQNLHEPNSTCLGMSKGNPSGNGVGEGDTVNIYESLLESKAIQTGLIQDIEDNILFVDKFGKDKLSDMTTNIIKKHLIDYTQSQCNLHSIPLTAGVPSGYFWSRQENDWVAEHTNMLIIDNKPILLISKGVVSFSKAYTPDKYMTHFVLNFLQNEHLKLNSALVKKRKNGTRYVTKDSIKETIKSDESGTKEFLRKFTLDHPEVLDIFKNRTTLDSLTNPEITNIDVRSICTILIERLRNIPPGNDNANTFHKEIIGILELLFYPNLIHPVKEKEIHQGRKRIDITFDNAARIGIFNRFSTIWRIPCQYIFVECKNYSSDLGNPELDQISSRFSVNRGQVGIIVCRSFKDKNLFIQRCRDTYRDNRGLIILLDDGDLVTLLENHNEWNYEFIDNYLSKIVREIAAD